The DNA region TTGTTGATGAGTTGGGTCAAGCGGCGGCTCTCGGTTTCGATGTACTCGCCATACTCACGAATCTTCTCGCCATCGCGCACGCGCCCCATTTTCAAAAATTCGCCGAAGACGCGAATCGAAGCCAGCGGCGTGCGTAATTCGTGCGAAACGTTCGAGACGAAATCCGCCTTCATTTGCGATAACCGCATGGCGCGCGCGGCGGTGCGCAACGTCAGCACAATGCCGCCAATCAGCACCAGCGCGGTGAGCAACGACGAAGCCAGATTGGTCAAAAAGTAGCGACGGCTCCATTGCTCCTCGGTCATATCTTTCATGCGCATGCCGACGTTCCAATCGCTAAAGACGAAGGGCAGTTGGTAGGCGACCTCATAGGCCATGCCTTCATACGGCTGGCTGGCATAAAAGACATTCTTTTTCTCGTTCAGCGTGAGCACGACCTCGCGATATTCTTCCGGGAAGGCGCCCGGCAGGGCTTCGTTTAAGGCCGGCAACAGAAAGTCATTCTGAAAAACCTGTTGATCGAGGAACATGCCCACGACGCCGACCACGCGCGACTTTTCATCGGCAATCGGTTTCACCAGCAAGCGGTTTTGCGGGTCGCGTTCATCCACCGAAAGCCGCAACGAGGGCGCTTTGGTGTTGGTCATCGCCATCGCCGTCCAATTCGCCGCCGCCGCGTGGGCCGCGCCCAGTTCGCCGGACGAAATGTCTTTGCGGATGGAGCAGGAGCGTGGATCGTAAAAATCAATGAAGGTAAAGGTCGGGTCTGACGGCCCCGCGACCATGCCGATGAACAGCAAGCGCGCGCCTTTGAAAGGGTGCTGGCGGAAGTGGGCTTCAATCTGCGGGTAATCCAAATACTGGCGCGGGTTCATGATGCGCGGAAAGGCGCTGGGCCGTTTGTGCACTTCTTTGGGATCGGGGTAACGATAAAGAAATGCCGTCGCGGGCATGCTCAGCACGTATTCGGCTTTCTCTTTATAAATGCCGTTGACCTTGCTAACGGCTTCGGCCAGCACGCGGCGCATGTAAACCGTGCGCGCGGTGGGCAAAGTTTTCTGTAAGACAGACAAGGCGCGGTATTGCAGCGCCAGATTGATCAGCAAGGGCACGGCCACCACGACCAGACCAAGCCAGAGCCTATTCTGGCGGATGAAGTGTTTCAGTTTCGGCAGGAATTCCATAGGCGCTCCGGCAGTTCATGGTTGCCAACACGGGGCAGTATACCGCGAATGCGAATGCCCGGTTCGGCCAGCCTTGATCCTTTTACATCTCGTTGACAACATTTACCGCTTTTTACTGCGTCTTGAAGACATTTACCTGGCGTTGTAAGAGACTGCCATTGTCAAAGAACAAGCAGTTCTCGCCCAAGCGGTTGCTTATGCGCGCAAGTCCAGGATTTGAGTGCTTGTCATTACCCAGATATTTGCACGAATCGCGCGAGCCGGATTTTAGCCCGCGGAAGCGGGCGGCAGCGTAAAGCCCAGGGTGGAGCGCGCAAGCGCGGAACCCTGGGAACATTGGCGATTACGCGCGTAGCCCGCGAATGCGGGCGGCAGATGATGTTCAGTTACGCCAAGGTCTGCCGCCCACTCCGTGGGCTCTTGGCTTCAACCGATGCCGTCCCAGGGTTCCGCGCTTGCGCGCTCCACCCTGGGCTTTACGCTGCCGCCCGCTTCCGCGGGCTGTGTTTGTGCAAAGATTTGGGTAATGACAAGAATTTGAGTGCGGGTGAAGGGAAGTAATTATGACTGCGGAAATGGCCGTACAGAAAATGGTTTCACCCCTGCCGCGTGCGCCCTTATCGCTGGTAACCCAGCCGCGCGTGGTTGAGTTGGACAATTACGAATGCTTCACCGGCATCAGCCAGAATGTGATGGACTTGAAGCAGTTCATCAGCGTCCAGGCTTCGCAACAGCAACCGGTGTTGTTAATCGGCGAACGCGGTTTGCGCCAGGAACAGATTGCGCGCGCGCTGCACAACGCCAGCGCCAATTGGTCGAAGCCCTTTTTCGCCGTCAATGCGCACGGCTTGAGCGGCGATGCCTTGCACGAATTGCTGTTCAACGCCAACGGGCACCCAAACAGGCAGGCCGGCATGCTCGAAACCGTCAAGCAAGGGACGGTCTTTATCAACGAATTGACCAGTTTGACGCCGTTGCTGCAACAGCGTTTTGCGGTTTATCTGGAAGAGCAACG from Acidobacteriota bacterium includes:
- a CDS encoding HAMP domain-containing histidine kinase; the encoded protein is MEFLPKLKHFIRQNRLWLGLVVVAVPLLINLALQYRALSVLQKTLPTARTVYMRRVLAEAVSKVNGIYKEKAEYVLSMPATAFLYRYPDPKEVHKRPSAFPRIMNPRQYLDYPQIEAHFRQHPFKGARLLFIGMVAGPSDPTFTFIDFYDPRSCSIRKDISSGELGAAHAAAANWTAMAMTNTKAPSLRLSVDERDPQNRLLVKPIADEKSRVVGVVGMFLDQQVFQNDFLLPALNEALPGAFPEEYREVVLTLNEKKNVFYASQPYEGMAYEVAYQLPFVFSDWNVGMRMKDMTEEQWSRRYFLTNLASSLLTALVLIGGIVLTLRTAARAMRLSQMKADFVSNVSHELRTPLASIRVFGEFLKMGRVRDGEKIREYGEYIETESRRLTQLINNILDFSKIESGQKTYHFEPADLEAVVAETLKTFTVRLEQSGFAITFDTPQTHFPLAVMDSDAIAQAFINLLDNAVKYSGESRTINVKLGQQDSFVTISVTDYGIGIAADERAKVFEKFYRVSTGLVHDVKGSGLGLSIVQHIVEAHQGKVTVESELGKGSTFTIHLPVDEHAQPREQANTGSLLGAATSISQSEI